A part of Capsicum annuum cultivar UCD-10X-F1 chromosome 6, UCD10Xv1.1, whole genome shotgun sequence genomic DNA contains:
- the LOC124899239 gene encoding elongation factor 2-like encodes MVFCTVEESGEHVTAGAGNFHLDMCFNDLLNNLTDIAGIIKSDPVVSFRETVLEKSSQTVMSMSPNKHNRLYMQARPLEEGLSEAIDSGQIGPSDDPKVRSKILSEEFGWDKDLAKKI; translated from the coding sequence ATGGTTTTCTGTACCGTTGAAGAGTCTGGGGAGCATGTAACTGCTGGTGCTGGAAACTTCCACCTTGATATGTGCTTTAATGACTTGTTGAATAATTTAACAGACATTGCTGGAATTATAAAATCTGATCCTGTTGTGTCCTTTCGTGAGACTGTCCTTGAGAAGTCTAGTCAGACAGTGATGAGCATGTCCCCGAACAAGCACAACCGTTTGTACATGCAAGCTAGGCCACTGGAGGAAGGACTTTCTGAGGCTATTGACAGTGGACAGATTGGCCCCAGTGATGATCCCAAGGTTCGTTCTAAGATCTTGTCTGAGGAATTCGGTTGGGACAAGGATCTTGCCAAGAAAATCTAG